The Camelina sativa cultivar DH55 chromosome 18, Cs, whole genome shotgun sequence DNA window GTCAAAATTtctgaccacaaaaaaaaaaaaaaaatcatattaaagtACTATTGTTGAGCAAATCAATTTGGTTATTTGTGGTCTTCTCTTATTATGAAGCAAAACATATGATTTTAGCCAAATAAGACTTTtaccaaaacgaaaaaaagtTGGTACGACTCCGAAAATGAAAATGAGTACTTTTAACACATGcttttgaaagaaagaataaacatATCCAAATGAGCCATCATCACCTACCCGTATTCTTGGCTCTACCCCTACCCCTAGTACccttattttatttcagttagTATATGCCATAGATGATAGATTGTTAAAAATTATTCTACAGCTGTCCATACTCGAGGGAGGTTTGGTCTGGCCTAACCTCCAAGCTTCTTAACTCTGTTTCTTCAGTGGAGTGGGTCGTCATCATCAAGCTCCTCATTGATACATCACTGGGAAAGGATCGTTTATTCTTATTGGCTATTGCGATATTCTTTTCAGTTGCTGGCACATTCACTCTGGAAGGAGCGAAACAATAGAAGACATGGAGAAGGACTGATCGCATCCCAACTAACCAGGAGGCTAGACAAGGATGTTCGGACAGACTAACCTCTATTAGAGAGCAAGGTGATTATTTATGAGAAGTGCATGGAGATTTGGTTTGCTACAAGATAGGAGGATCTCTCACTACCCTCTTTTTAAACAATTGTTTTGTCCTTCAAAGGCCACATTACCGTAGCAGTTGATGTAAAAAGGTTTATTTtgtcgaataaattttacatattattcaaaaaagaagacaaaaaaagaaaaaaaagattattcaaattatatatattttttttcaaaaccttATGTTTTATTTCTCGAAAACCATTAAAATAACGAGAAAGCTTCACTGTTATTTGGGTTggtaaatgttttaaaaggaaGAGCAATTTAGGTTAATGATATGCTACTGTAAAAGATAAGGGTAGGTGATGGCCATTGGTTCACTTGAACAAAGTTGAAGAAAAtcccataatatatatttctttaaattattctTCAGAGTAAggtatttttataaattctttttataaataaaaagttggtCACATTTTCTGACCACAAAAAGATGTATACAATCAATAAAAATGCATCTTTAGTAATACCAATAAgattttttaccaaaaagaaaaaagcaaataagTTAACCAAATTAAGACTTTTGACTTTTAATTTAAgattttaaccaaattaaataagatttatttcttaacaaaaaatttgtttgctGTAATTCAAAAAATGAGATAAGATGTTAACACATGATTTGATATAAATATCCAAGTGAGCCAATAGCCATCACCTACCCTTATATTTTACAGTAGCATATTCATGATGTACCTAGATTTCTtcccttttaaaacatttacgACATTCACTATATGACTCATCAGAATTACAAAATCACATATTgattaaaagagaagaagaaatcttgaGATCTTAAACAGGCATAACCGAGAGAAGACAAAGTTTTCAGGTGCATcagttcttcttttattttagttttaaaattcgTTGTTGTTATAATATCTTTATTTTGCTTAAATATTATGAGATATATGTGCTGCATTtacattttaatgattttactTTAGTGTTTTTCTTGCTCCACTGTCTGCGTCCACTGATTTTGAATGATAAAATTGTCATATCGATTATGGATTTGAATACATACAACATCATTTTTGTTCATCAATATGTAGCATATTTTGTAGAAATCGTTTACAAGGAATTTCATAGCcaaattgtttagaaaattGTGTCGAGAGAGTAGTTAtagtttaaagttttcaatagtttttttattatgttttttaaacaGAGGTAAAATAATTGTGTACCAGTATGGATATGTTGACTGTAGAGAGTTGAAACCTCTGTATTCTTATtgtaatttggttttgttgtccctttttaaaagttatatataaagatgtctttttttttttgatggctAGTGCAATAGATTCGGACATATTTATTGAAAGCTTAAAACTGTAAATGCAAAGGAGATAACATCAATTCACTaacgatttttgttttatgcatATTAGGATTTCGATCGGAAGAGATGACTTCTAAGAGAATGGCTTCAAGTATCGAACTAGACGCATTATCCAATCTACCAGATGTACTTCTGATTATGATCATCTCTTGTTTGTCGTTTAAGGAATGTTTAAGGACCAGTTTACTCTCTAAGAGGTGGAGGTATCTCTGTCGTGAGACAAGACACATTTCTTTCAAGGAATCCGAGTATGTGGACCGCTCTGTCCCCGACAGAAGATCTAAAAGGATTTCGTTTGTTAACTACATGTGTCAATGGGTCTCTCGATATCACGGTTACTGCCTGGAAACCTTCGAGATTAAGTTCTCTATTCCATGGGGATTTACGGCAGAGATGGAGTCCCTGATCGAATTCGCAGTCGCAAGAAAAGTCAAGAACCTAGTTCTTGATTTCACAGACTTTTATTGGTCAGTCACTAAAGATGCGTCGAGGTTTTACGAGGTTTATGTGCATTTACCAGCAAGCGTTTACAATTCAAGAACCCTCGAATCGCTGAAGATATATTCGTGCGGGTTTGACCCCTCGAAGCTCACAAACTCTGGATCGCTTAGAAAGCTCTCTATAGGTTGGATCGAACTCACAGGGGACGAGTCTTTGATATCAACCTCTCCTACGCTCAAGAGTCTAAGTTTTAGTTATTGTTGGGGTGCTGATATCAACAACATAGCCGGAGATATCAAGGAATTTGAATTTGAGAACTGTGAAGTCTCTCTTTACATGGCTTGTTCCTTTGATCTGCCTAATGTAGAGATATTCAAGTACTCAGGCCAACTGCTTGCTTTTGATGTCAAGAAAATGAATAAGTTCAAAGAAGTTTATTTAGATTTTGAGGCAGAGGGCGACTACGAAGTACCCAATCAAAGAACCAAATTAGAAGGAACTATGCTTTCTGGCTTCCTTAACAGTCTTGGAGGTGCGAGGACCTTAAGTGTATGCCCTTTTCTCCTTCaggtatatatttaaatcttaaCTTCTTTACATTACATTTTCACGTTATTAACATATCTTTGAGAATGAGAATTGAGCAAAATATTTTACTAGGGGATATATATAGTATAGGttagtttcaaaatataacGATTCTCCCTATCAAAGTTTTAAATAGCCTAGTAGCTAATATAGTAGTATGTGTAGTATCTTTACCTTATAAGCTAATGCGTTGTAATTGATTGATATAAAGACTGGTTAGTTGACAGTTATCTTTATCTGAGTAAGTGCATccatgtgtttttctttttgaaggcTATCCAAGAATGTGATGATCCGTCTTCTTTACTTCGTCCTATGAAAACACAACATTTGGTGCTGAGAACGAGGTTGCATGTCATGGAGTTTAAAGGAATTACGCTCCTCCTCAATAATTGCCCTAACCTGGAAACGTTAACTTTGGATATCTTCACTCGAAGCTTTTTCTCGGTAAgattactataaatatatatatatattagtgggAATTTGAGAACaatagttatatatgtatgattttcCCTAAAAAGTCATAATTTGTCGTTTTGATATATTGCAGTACGCTAAATCATATTGTGGCGTCGGTCCACGTTCATATTGGAAAAAAAGTCTTACCTACNNNNNNNNNNNNNNNNNNNNNNNNNNNNNNNNNNNNNNNNNNNNNNNNNNNNNNNNNNNNNNNNNNNNNNNNNNNNNNNNNNNNNNNNNNNNNNNNNNNNNNNNNNNNNNNNNNNNNNNNNNNNNNNNNNNNNNNNNNNNNNNNNNNNNNNNNNNNNNNNNNNNNNNNNNNNNNNNNNNNNNNNNNNNNNNNNNNNNNNNNNNNNNNNNNNNNNNNNNNNNNNNNNNNNNNNNNNNNNNNNNNNNNNNNNNNNNNNNNNNNNNNNNNNNNNNNNNNNNNNNNNNNNNNNNNNNNNNNNNNNNNNNNNNNNNNNNNNNNNNNNNNNNNNNNNNNNNNNNNNNNNNNNNNNNNNNNNNNNNNNNNNNNNNNNNNNNNNNNNNNNNNNNNNNNNNNNNNNNNNNNNNNNNNNNNNNNNNNNNNNNNNNNNNNNNN harbors:
- the LOC104761499 gene encoding putative F-box/LRR-repeat protein At1g56400, with amino-acid sequence MTSKRMASSIELDALSNLPDVLLIMIISCLSFKECLRTSLLSKRWRYLCRETRHISFKESEYVDRSVPDRRSKRISFVNYMCQWVSRYHGYCLETFEIKFSIPWGFTAEMESLIEFAVARKVKNLVLDFTDFYWSVTKDASRFYEVYVHLPASVYNSRTLESLKIYSCGFDPSKLTNSGSLRKLSIGWIELTGDESLISTSPTLKSLSFSYCWGADINNIAGDIKEFEFENCEVSLYMACSFDLPNVEIFKYSGQLLAFDVKKMNKFKEVYLDFEAEGDYEVPNQRTKLEGTMLSGFLNSLGGARTLSVCPFLLQAIQECDDPSSLLRPMKTQHLVLRTRLHVMEFKGITLLLNNCPNLETLTLDIFTRSFFSYAKSYCGVGPRSYWKKSLTYKNLPKTLKVVVVRNFSGCFGELNVLKILIQLGSGRCPGRAHGPLLERVELYVRSDMADCKRMEAHDGAEMLQSISGDVQVLVHDP